A region from the Mucilaginibacter sp. CSA2-8R genome encodes:
- a CDS encoding RagB/SusD family nutrient uptake outer membrane protein: MRNSKYNIRRTFYYNNTATSFFGKQVEKRTTQEDTMRNVYPYLRKVEGKPFNGDPTSGGTGKDFMIYRLAETYLLRAEAYLGQGNLANAAADINAVRTRSNAKPISASDVNIDYILDERARELITEERRRMTLSRLGKLVERTKKYQTRTDVKATIQSFHELYPIPQSAIDANFGAKLDQNPGY, from the coding sequence ATCCGTAATTCTAAATATAACATTCGCCGTACTTTTTATTACAATAACACCGCTACTTCATTCTTTGGCAAACAGGTTGAAAAGCGTACCACGCAAGAAGATACCATGCGTAATGTGTACCCTTACCTGCGCAAAGTAGAAGGTAAGCCTTTTAACGGCGACCCAACCAGCGGCGGTACCGGTAAAGACTTTATGATTTACCGTTTAGCCGAAACCTATTTATTACGTGCCGAAGCATACTTAGGCCAGGGTAACTTAGCCAACGCCGCTGCTGATATTAATGCCGTTAGAACACGCTCTAATGCAAAACCTATTTCGGCCAGTGACGTAAACATCGATTATATTTTAGATGAGCGTGCCCGCGAACTGATTACTGAAGAGCGCCGCCGCATGACACTGAGCAGATTAGGTAAGCTGGTTGAACGTACCAAGAAATACCAGACCCGGACTGATGTAAAAGCCACGATACAAAGTTTTCATGAGCTTTATCCAATTCCGCAATCGGCAATTGATGCTAACTTTGGTGCCAAACTGGATCAAAATCCGGGTTACTAA
- a CDS encoding zinc ribbon domain-containing protein YjdM, with protein sequence MAELAPCPECKSAYTYEMDDLLVCPECGYEWNPDDSYHATGSLVVKDSNGNILLDGDSVIVIKNLPVKGSSQDIKSGTKVKNIRLVEGDHNIDCKIDGFGAMALKSEFVRKA encoded by the coding sequence ATGGCCGAACTTGCACCCTGCCCCGAATGTAAATCAGCATATACTTATGAGATGGATGATCTACTGGTATGCCCTGAGTGTGGTTACGAGTGGAATCCGGACGATAGTTATCATGCTACCGGTTCATTAGTGGTAAAAGACAGTAACGGGAATATTTTATTAGATGGCGACAGCGTAATTGTGATTAAAAACCTGCCGGTTAAAGGCTCATCGCAAGATATCAAATCCGGAACCAAAGTGAAAAATATCCGGTTGGTTGAAGGTGATCACAATATTGATTGCAAAATTGACGGCTTTGGCGCCATGGCTCTTAAGTCCGAGTTTGTAAGGAAAGCTTGA
- the pfkA gene encoding 6-phosphofructokinase has translation MSTISKIGVYTSGGDAPGMNAAIRAVVRTAHYYQLEVSGIRLGYEGMINGDIQPMNLKSVGNILHRGGTVLKTARSEEFRTDEGKQKAYRQLKRFGIDALVAIGGDGTFTGANKFSEMFEIPVIGIPATIDNDLKGTDFTIGYDTALNTVVKSVDQIRDTAESHDRLFIIEVMGRDSGMIALHAGIAAGAEAVMIPELKNNLEHLIERLSAPGHQKSSKILIVAEGQEIGGAFEIGRIVREKFPQYDTRVSVLGHMQRGGHPSCNDRVLASRFGVAAVEGLQAGKTQVMTGIQNQQIVYIPLDQAILQPSELDLKLLKIIDQLS, from the coding sequence ATGAGTACGATAAGTAAAATTGGTGTATATACCTCGGGGGGCGATGCTCCGGGAATGAACGCGGCCATCAGGGCAGTAGTCAGAACTGCTCATTATTACCAGTTAGAAGTTTCGGGTATCAGGTTAGGCTACGAGGGCATGATTAATGGCGACATTCAGCCCATGAACCTGAAATCAGTAGGTAATATTTTGCACAGGGGCGGCACGGTGTTAAAAACGGCCCGTAGCGAAGAGTTTCGCACCGACGAAGGCAAGCAAAAGGCTTATCGTCAGTTAAAACGCTTTGGCATTGATGCCCTGGTAGCCATAGGTGGCGATGGTACCTTTACAGGTGCCAACAAGTTTAGCGAAATGTTTGAAATACCGGTTATTGGTATACCTGCCACTATTGACAATGACCTTAAAGGGACAGATTTTACAATTGGTTACGATACTGCCTTAAATACCGTGGTTAAATCGGTTGACCAGATTAGAGATACGGCCGAATCGCACGACCGCCTGTTTATTATCGAAGTGATGGGCCGCGACTCGGGCATGATTGCCCTGCATGCCGGTATTGCTGCCGGTGCCGAGGCGGTAATGATTCCGGAATTAAAAAATAACCTGGAGCATTTGATTGAACGCCTATCGGCTCCCGGACATCAAAAAAGCTCGAAAATATTAATTGTTGCCGAGGGACAAGAAATTGGCGGCGCTTTTGAAATTGGCCGGATAGTGCGCGAGAAATTCCCACAATATGATACCCGCGTATCGGTTTTGGGCCACATGCAACGAGGCGGTCACCCAAGCTGTAACGACCGGGTACTAGCCAGCAGGTTTGGCGTGGCAGCGGTTGAAGGCTTGCAGGCTGGCAAAACGCAGGTGATGACCGGCATTCAAAACCAGCAAATTGTTTATATACCTTTAGATCAAGCCATATTACAACCATCCGAACTGGATTTGAAGCTATTAAAGATCATCGATCAATTATCATAA
- a CDS encoding RNA-binding protein, translating into MVKLFVSGFPLEITEMELAQLIAPHGDIATIKIVRDRQTKKCKGYAFVEMATLSDAENAVIALDGAQLQDRELTLKISEDKPVAPKPSFKRPSARPTERFTRNPNFNNNNSDTNNQRPRRPRLK; encoded by the coding sequence ATGGTTAAATTATTTGTAAGCGGCTTCCCTTTAGAGATTACAGAAATGGAGCTCGCACAGCTTATTGCCCCACATGGTGATATTGCTACTATTAAAATTGTTCGCGACCGACAGACCAAAAAATGCAAGGGTTATGCCTTCGTGGAGATGGCTACGCTAAGCGATGCCGAAAATGCGGTAATTGCTTTAGACGGCGCGCAGCTTCAGGACAGGGAACTGACGTTAAAAATTAGCGAAGATAAACCCGTTGCTCCTAAGCCTTCGTTCAAACGCCCATCTGCCCGCCCTACCGAAAGGTTTACAAGGAATCCTAACTTTAATAACAACAATTCCGACACCAACAATCAACGCCCGCGGCGCCCACGGCTCAAGTAA
- a CDS encoding sigma-70 family RNA polymerase sigma factor has translation MTTAENTYFEAIYNQYAPQIFRVCMGYTNDAEQAKDLVQETFIAVWKNLPSFRYQSQMSTWIFRIATNNCLRALEVAKRMPLADLPFNMAEAGEESPEEKLKFLYQCIAELEETERIIISLMLEDVPQAEIAAIVGLSNVNVRVKVHRIKEKLAKQFKLNGQFN, from the coding sequence GTGACTACAGCTGAAAATACATATTTTGAGGCTATTTATAATCAATATGCTCCCCAGATTTTCAGGGTTTGTATGGGATATACTAACGATGCTGAGCAGGCTAAAGACCTGGTTCAGGAAACCTTTATAGCTGTCTGGAAAAATCTGCCTTCGTTTCGTTATCAATCGCAAATGAGTACCTGGATTTTCAGGATTGCAACCAATAACTGTTTACGGGCATTGGAGGTAGCCAAACGTATGCCACTGGCCGATTTGCCTTTTAACATGGCTGAAGCAGGAGAGGAGTCGCCAGAAGAAAAATTAAAATTTTTATATCAATGTATTGCTGAACTGGAAGAAACGGAACGCATTATTATTTCGCTAATGCTGGAGGATGTACCGCAGGCCGAGATTGCTGCCATAGTGGGTTTAAGCAATGTTAATGTGCGGGTAAAAGTACACCGGATTAAAGAGAAACTGGCTAAACAATTTAAATTGAATGGACAATTTAACTAA
- a CDS encoding EamA family transporter — translation MNHKITEILEGLLFALFWASATPATKFAVHSADLFLLSCLRFLFVGVVMLSYGSLSKSNPLEHPSKKQFGQLFMLGLLNITIYMCGFLIAVKTVSAGLVSLVMATNPLILVMMSAVFLKRQLTRFEWIGTFISLVGLVIAAIPNLRESHATLTGIVALLLGNLSLSFGSIYFSKAQLTLRRTTVNMWQIIFGGLLFIPIVALNARHLYFVPNFNFFVSFLWLVFPVSIVAYSLWLHLLHKDPVKAGIWLFLTPVLGYAMAVIILHERLTLFGVIGALLVVSGLFYSRKRTVAVEKQTVS, via the coding sequence ATGAATCATAAAATAACCGAAATACTTGAAGGTTTATTATTTGCCTTGTTTTGGGCTTCTGCCACACCTGCCACTAAATTTGCTGTCCATTCTGCTGATTTGTTTTTGCTGAGCTGCTTGCGCTTTTTGTTTGTTGGGGTAGTAATGCTAAGTTACGGTTCATTATCTAAAAGCAATCCGTTAGAGCATCCCTCTAAAAAGCAATTTGGCCAGCTTTTTATGTTAGGATTGCTTAACATCACCATTTATATGTGCGGATTTCTGATTGCCGTTAAAACGGTATCAGCAGGTTTAGTAAGCTTGGTGATGGCTACCAATCCGCTAATTTTAGTAATGATGTCGGCTGTTTTCTTAAAAAGGCAGCTTACCCGGTTTGAGTGGATCGGAACCTTTATTTCGCTGGTGGGGTTAGTTATAGCGGCAATACCTAATTTAAGAGAGAGCCATGCTACACTTACGGGTATTGTTGCGTTGCTGTTAGGCAACCTTTCCTTATCTTTCGGTAGTATTTACTTTTCAAAAGCACAATTAACCTTACGCCGCACTACGGTTAACATGTGGCAAATTATATTTGGCGGCCTTTTATTTATCCCTATTGTGGCGCTTAACGCCAGGCATTTATACTTTGTGCCCAACTTTAACTTTTTTGTCTCCTTTTTGTGGTTGGTTTTTCCGGTTTCTATAGTAGCTTATAGTCTTTGGCTACACTTACTACATAAAGATCCCGTTAAGGCAGGTATCTGGCTGTTTCTTACACCAGTGTTAGGTTACGCAATGGCAGTTATCATTTTACATGAGCGGCTTACCTTATTTGGTGTGATAGGGGCATTATTGGTGGTATCAGGCCTGTTTTATTCCAGAAAACGTACAGTTGCTGTTGAAAAACAAACTGTAAGTTAG
- a CDS encoding GAF domain-containing protein → MANKNFDSDFCGSLPLHHVNMIQPHGYLLVLNTDSLDIIQVSENIIDLLQTEVSGIINTNIDKYIPSAQLDELRSKLNSGIKNKIPVTLTINGKPVLALVHAHPNYLLIELEAANHGTDRTFINVYEEVKYIMAAIELATSVKQACEIAIHELRRISGFDGIMMYRFDKNWNGTVIAEEKSKGLEEYLGVTFPASDVPKQARQLYLKNPYRLIPNRDYTPVRLYPILNPVTNSFTDLSDCNLRSVASVHLEYLKNMGITASMSVRVIHNEALWGLISCHHASANYLSFEIRSIFELLSSVISNKISSIINKEDYDFVARLQSRRNLLIEQTYTHSDLVEGLLRQEESLLTLFSATGAVVYLDGHVSTAGNVPDKEMLENLQLWLQAKNIDKVYSTTQLSDAFDEALEFTDIASGMLAIPIDADTGDYMVCFKPEVIHTIEWGGNPNNAINFEENGLNYHPRNSFKSWLETVNQSSLPWHEQELIIAETFRSFVFEYKTKQVL, encoded by the coding sequence ATGGCTAATAAAAACTTTGATTCCGATTTTTGCGGCAGTCTGCCCCTGCATCATGTAAACATGATACAGCCACACGGATATTTACTGGTGCTAAATACAGACAGTTTGGATATTATTCAAGTTAGTGAGAATATTATTGATCTTCTGCAAACCGAAGTATCAGGCATCATTAACACCAATATTGATAAATATATACCGTCTGCCCAATTAGATGAGTTACGCAGTAAGCTTAATTCGGGCATTAAAAATAAAATACCCGTTACGCTCACGATAAACGGCAAGCCGGTGCTGGCACTGGTACATGCTCATCCTAACTATTTACTGATAGAACTGGAAGCCGCTAATCATGGCACTGACCGTACTTTTATTAACGTGTATGAAGAGGTAAAGTATATAATGGCAGCTATCGAGCTGGCTACCTCAGTTAAGCAGGCCTGCGAAATTGCAATACACGAACTTAGGCGCATATCCGGCTTTGACGGTATTATGATGTACCGGTTTGATAAAAACTGGAACGGGACGGTTATTGCCGAAGAAAAAAGTAAGGGACTGGAAGAATACCTGGGTGTTACCTTCCCGGCGTCTGACGTGCCTAAGCAGGCGCGTCAGCTTTATTTAAAAAACCCATATCGTTTAATTCCAAATCGAGATTACACCCCGGTAAGATTATATCCTATTTTAAACCCGGTTACCAATTCGTTTACCGATTTGTCTGACTGTAATCTGCGCAGTGTTGCGAGTGTGCACTTAGAGTACTTGAAAAACATGGGTATTACCGCATCAATGTCGGTAAGGGTGATACACAACGAAGCCTTGTGGGGCTTAATTTCCTGCCACCATGCTTCGGCCAACTATTTAAGTTTTGAGATACGCTCAATCTTTGAGTTATTATCAAGCGTTATTTCTAACAAGATATCGTCTATCATTAACAAAGAAGATTATGATTTTGTAGCTCGTTTGCAAAGCCGCCGTAATTTATTGATTGAGCAAACGTATACGCATAGTGATTTAGTAGAAGGCCTTTTACGGCAAGAAGAAAGCTTGCTTACTTTATTTAGCGCTACAGGCGCCGTTGTTTATTTAGACGGGCACGTAAGCACTGCCGGAAATGTGCCGGATAAAGAAATGCTCGAAAACCTGCAACTTTGGCTACAGGCTAAAAATATTGACAAGGTATACAGCACTACGCAGTTATCCGATGCTTTTGATGAGGCCCTGGAATTTACCGACATAGCCAGTGGTATGCTGGCAATACCTATTGATGCCGATACGGGTGACTATATGGTTTGCTTCAAACCTGAGGTGATCCACACCATTGAGTGGGGGGGCAACCCGAATAATGCCATTAATTTTGAGGAAAACGGATTAAACTATCACCCACGTAACTCTTTTAAAAGTTGGTTAGAAACGGTAAATCAAAGTTCTTTGCCGTGGCACGAACAAGAGTTGATAATTGCCGAAACTTTCAGGAGTTTTGTATTCGAATATAAAACTAAACAAGTTTTATAA
- a CDS encoding chemotaxis protein CheB: protein MNKELRGHVANGTPGKFTDNYVVAIGASAGGLEAIHEFFDHMPGNSSFSFIIIQHLSSDYKSLLVELVSKHTHMKVFEATENMSLQPDCVYIIPNNKLITVSNNRLKLAEKSHEKVPNTAIDNFLFSLAHDKHEKAIAVILSGTGTDGTKGIEAIKECGGMVIVQDPETAKFDGMPKSAITSGNADIVTSPAKIHEELFAYIKEEPIQILENGKINDDLFNEIFQLVHQQSGHDFNLYKTPTIIRRIARRMSFVGIRTLEQYTKYLQGNTEEVKALGKDFLIGVTRFFRDKAAFELLGDKVIPEIIDSKADGETLKVWICACSTGEEAYSVAILIDQCLQRKNKDLEVKIFATDIDEASLDVASHNTYPEVIAKEIAPDVLEQYFVKDGSHYTIIPSIRKQIVFAKHNVAKAPPFIKNDLICCRNMLIYMNVLLQQKVLTTFHFSLNQGGYLFLGSSETASAIKEGLHEVSSKWKLYRKIGPINQSTTNNYYSSPTVPQEIKRPLQSVKKSTDTLFTEFLTTTLGYVGVFVDRNYEIKETIGDFKKYLSLPEKKLELNLLKMVPRELSFTLNTAIRTVWKNSEPTTLKRIKIKRDQEDIYVNISINPPNTATPSALTLVLFSETALDPASKDQILIPLTTDEHHSSYVAELESELNEVRGNLQMAVEEMETTNEELQSSNEELLSANEELQSSNEELQSLNEELHTLNTEHQLKIKDLIDLNDDLNNYFKSVDIGQIFIDTHSLIRKFNPAAVSMVNLIEADISRPISHISNNIKYDHFLDDIAQVQHQHDLVIEKEIELKSGRHCLMRILPYVRKDKQKDGVVITFVDVSAVTELSNIVAGAFNTSLSAIMVFNAVRKADGQITDFECVTANNMASKLLSKPEADLKHSLLVKNLPELLQNNLLDQFKKVVQSGQYLQNEIYFENKGWYLVMASKIADGFAVTYTDITERKLNEQKLKKNYNELISARENLKKLNNELEDKIKERTLRLSQSEERFKLVSQATNDTIWDWNLVTNVMWRSDNFTAMFGYHSNDDTSNVNFWFSKIHQEDRQRVERSVHEAINSGKKNWSAEYRFLKADGNYAVILDRGSILHDDYHTPFRMVGSIVDISRITEAERRVNNSENRFKKIYESNMIGMLFADFNGNIVDANNAFLDMLGYTLEDIHQGELSWDAITPPDQKAISDRAIEQLKADGYCAPFEKEYIKKDGTNLPVLMGSAKLEDDHISDAVTYVIDLSSQKEAEKNRIELQSLIKKQQEEFYSIFMNAPALISIRRGSDLRYEFTNKAFEDFFNRHDFIGRTTQEAHADFNFKHLFADDKKIYNKGITHTGKAFNVKRIDEISGQLVDTWLDFLFTPVFDNYGNIDGIAFFGFEVTDLVKAQQATKELMHRKDEFMSIASHELKTPITSLKGSLQIVQRLAHNENTVSKIFPFIEKASKQTGKLTSLVEDLLDVTRIHAGKLRFNYSWFSAGEMIRECIEDTQSHTSTHKFIIEGEADVQLYADKHRLEQVLSNFASNAVKYSPDTPEIFVKQEVTDNNMLKLSVKDSGIGIPAEKKDMVFDRFFRVQESSQKFSGLGLGLYITAEIIHRHHGKIGVDSVEGEGSTFWFCIPLIQTEEQLD from the coding sequence ATGAATAAAGAGTTGAGAGGGCATGTTGCCAATGGCACTCCAGGTAAGTTTACCGATAACTATGTAGTAGCTATCGGCGCTTCTGCAGGTGGATTGGAAGCTATTCATGAGTTTTTTGATCACATGCCGGGTAACTCCAGTTTCTCCTTCATCATCATACAACATTTATCGTCAGATTATAAAAGCCTGTTGGTAGAGCTGGTTTCAAAACACACCCACATGAAGGTGTTTGAGGCTACCGAAAACATGAGCCTGCAGCCTGATTGCGTTTACATTATACCGAATAACAAGCTTATAACAGTAAGCAATAACCGCTTAAAGCTTGCCGAAAAGAGTCACGAGAAAGTGCCCAACACCGCTATCGACAACTTTTTGTTTTCGCTGGCGCATGATAAGCACGAAAAGGCAATTGCTGTTATTTTATCGGGCACCGGTACCGATGGCACCAAAGGCATTGAAGCCATTAAAGAGTGTGGCGGTATGGTAATTGTTCAGGACCCGGAAACGGCCAAGTTTGATGGCATGCCCAAAAGTGCCATTACCTCGGGTAACGCCGACATTGTTACTTCGCCAGCCAAAATACATGAAGAGCTATTTGCTTACATTAAGGAAGAGCCCATTCAAATTTTAGAAAACGGCAAGATCAACGACGATCTTTTTAACGAAATATTCCAGCTGGTACACCAGCAAAGCGGGCACGATTTTAATTTGTATAAAACACCCACCATCATCAGGCGTATTGCACGCCGCATGAGCTTTGTTGGCATCCGGACACTTGAACAATACACTAAATACCTGCAGGGGAATACAGAGGAAGTTAAAGCTTTAGGAAAAGATTTTTTGATAGGTGTAACACGTTTTTTTAGGGACAAAGCGGCATTTGAATTACTGGGCGACAAAGTTATACCCGAAATAATTGATAGTAAGGCAGATGGCGAAACACTTAAAGTTTGGATTTGTGCCTGTAGTACCGGTGAAGAAGCTTACTCGGTAGCCATATTGATTGACCAGTGCCTGCAGCGTAAAAACAAAGACCTTGAAGTAAAGATATTTGCTACCGACATTGATGAAGCCAGCTTAGACGTTGCTTCGCATAATACCTACCCCGAAGTAATTGCTAAAGAAATTGCACCAGACGTACTGGAGCAATATTTTGTAAAAGACGGCAGTCATTACACCATCATTCCGTCAATACGCAAGCAAATTGTATTTGCAAAGCACAATGTAGCTAAAGCACCGCCTTTTATTAAAAATGATTTAATATGCTGCCGCAACATGCTCATTTACATGAACGTGCTTTTGCAGCAAAAGGTGCTCACTACCTTCCATTTTTCACTTAACCAAGGCGGCTATTTATTTTTGGGATCCAGCGAAACGGCTTCGGCTATTAAAGAAGGGCTGCATGAAGTTAGCAGCAAGTGGAAGCTTTATCGCAAAATAGGACCTATTAACCAATCAACTACCAACAATTACTATAGCAGCCCTACCGTTCCGCAAGAAATTAAGCGGCCGCTGCAATCTGTCAAAAAATCTACCGATACACTGTTTACCGAGTTTTTAACCACTACCTTGGGTTACGTGGGTGTTTTTGTAGACAGGAACTATGAAATTAAAGAAACCATAGGCGATTTTAAAAAATACCTGTCGCTGCCCGAAAAGAAGCTGGAGCTTAACCTGCTCAAAATGGTGCCGCGCGAACTTTCGTTTACGCTAAATACCGCCATACGCACCGTTTGGAAAAATAGCGAACCTACTACCTTAAAGCGTATCAAAATAAAGCGCGACCAGGAAGATATTTACGTCAACATATCTATTAACCCTCCCAATACAGCTACGCCATCAGCACTTACTTTGGTCTTATTCAGCGAAACGGCACTCGATCCAGCTTCTAAAGACCAGATACTAATTCCGCTAACTACAGACGAGCATCATAGCAGTTATGTAGCTGAACTTGAATCTGAACTAAACGAGGTGCGCGGCAATCTGCAAATGGCGGTGGAAGAAATGGAAACCACCAACGAGGAACTGCAATCGAGCAACGAAGAGTTACTATCGGCTAACGAAGAGTTGCAATCGAGCAACGAAGAACTGCAGTCGCTTAACGAGGAGTTGCACACGCTTAACACCGAGCACCAGCTTAAAATTAAAGACCTGATTGACCTTAACGACGACTTGAATAACTATTTCAAAAGCGTTGACATTGGTCAGATATTTATTGATACCCATTCGCTGATCCGTAAGTTTAATCCGGCAGCGGTAAGTATGGTTAACCTGATCGAAGCTGATATTAGCCGCCCAATCAGTCATATATCCAATAATATAAAGTATGACCATTTTTTGGATGATATTGCCCAGGTGCAACACCAGCATGACTTAGTGATTGAAAAAGAAATAGAACTTAAAAGCGGCAGGCACTGCCTTATGCGCATACTGCCCTACGTACGTAAAGACAAGCAAAAGGATGGCGTAGTAATCACCTTTGTAGATGTAAGCGCCGTTACCGAGTTGAGTAATATTGTTGCCGGTGCCTTTAATACCAGTTTAAGTGCCATTATGGTATTTAACGCCGTACGTAAGGCCGATGGGCAGATTACTGACTTTGAATGCGTGACGGCTAACAACATGGCATCTAAATTACTCAGTAAGCCCGAAGCTGATTTAAAGCACAGCCTTCTGGTAAAAAACCTGCCCGAGTTATTACAAAATAACTTGTTAGATCAGTTTAAAAAGGTTGTGCAATCTGGCCAGTACCTGCAAAACGAAATTTATTTCGAAAACAAAGGCTGGTACCTGGTTATGGCCAGCAAAATTGCTGATGGCTTTGCCGTAACCTACACCGACATTACCGAGCGTAAACTCAACGAGCAAAAACTTAAAAAGAATTACAACGAGTTAATTAGCGCGCGCGAAAACCTTAAAAAGCTTAATAACGAGTTAGAGGATAAAATTAAAGAGCGTACGTTACGCTTATCTCAAAGTGAAGAACGCTTCAAGCTGGTTTCGCAAGCCACCAACGATACTATTTGGGATTGGAATCTGGTTACCAACGTGATGTGGCGAAGCGATAACTTTACCGCCATGTTTGGCTATCATAGTAACGACGATACCAGCAATGTTAATTTTTGGTTTAGCAAAATACATCAGGAAGACCGCCAGCGGGTTGAACGGAGTGTGCATGAGGCCATTAATAGCGGCAAGAAAAACTGGTCGGCCGAGTATCGCTTTTTAAAAGCCGACGGCAATTACGCCGTGATACTCGACCGTGGCAGCATTCTGCACGATGACTATCATACACCTTTCCGTATGGTAGGCTCTATTGTAGATATCAGCCGTATTACCGAAGCCGAACGACGGGTAAATAACAGCGAAAACCGCTTCAAGAAAATCTACGAGTCAAACATGATCGGCATGTTGTTTGCCGATTTTAACGGTAACATTGTAGATGCCAACAACGCTTTCTTGGATATGCTTGGATATACGCTCGAAGATATTCATCAGGGCGAGTTATCCTGGGATGCCATAACGCCGCCCGACCAAAAAGCAATCAGTGATAGAGCCATTGAGCAGCTAAAGGCTGACGGTTATTGCGCTCCTTTCGAAAAAGAATATATTAAAAAGGATGGTACTAACCTACCGGTATTAATGGGATCTGCTAAACTGGAAGATGATCATATATCAGACGCAGTTACCTACGTAATTGATTTATCGAGCCAAAAAGAAGCCGAAAAAAACCGGATAGAACTTCAAAGCTTAATCAAGAAACAGCAGGAAGAGTTTTATAGCATTTTCATGAATGCGCCGGCACTCATCAGCATCCGCCGCGGGTCTGATTTAAGGTACGAGTTTACCAATAAGGCATTTGAAGACTTTTTTAACCGTCACGATTTTATAGGCCGTACCACACAAGAAGCTCATGCCGACTTTAATTTTAAGCATTTATTTGCCGACGATAAAAAGATTTACAATAAAGGCATCACCCACACTGGCAAAGCCTTTAACGTGAAACGGATTGACGAAATCAGCGGCCAACTGGTTGATACCTGGCTCGACTTTTTGTTTACCCCAGTTTTTGACAACTATGGGAACATAGACGGTATTGCTTTTTTTGGCTTTGAGGTAACCGATTTGGTTAAAGCCCAGCAGGCCACCAAAGAGCTAATGCACCGTAAAGACGAGTTTATGAGTATTGCCAGCCACGAGCTTAAAACACCTATTACCAGCTTGAAAGGTTCGCTGCAAATTGTGCAAAGGCTGGCCCATAACGAAAACACGGTTAGCAAGATCTTCCCTTTCATCGAAAAGGCCAGCAAGCAAACCGGTAAACTTACCTCACTGGTAGAAGATTTGCTGGATGTTACTCGCATACATGCGGGCAAATTGCGCTTTAATTACAGCTGGTTTAGCGCAGGCGAAATGATACGTGAGTGTATTGAAGATACTCAATCGCACACCTCTACACATAAATTTATAATTGAAGGAGAAGCAGATGTTCAGCTGTATGCTGATAAGCATCGTCTGGAGCAAGTACTAAGCAACTTTGCATCTAATGCCGTTAAATACTCGCCGGACACACCGGAGATATTCGTTAAGCAGGAAGTTACCGACAACAACATGCTTAAACTATCGGTAAAAGACTCTGGTATTGGCATACCGGCCGAGAAAAAGGATATGGTGTTCGACCGGTTCTTCAGGGTACAGGAGTCATCGCAAAAGTTCTCGGGTTTAGGCTTAGGTTTATATATCACTGCCGAAATTATCCACCGTCATCACGGTAAAATTGGTGTAGACAGCGTAGAGGGCGAAGGTTCTACGTTTTGGTTCTGTATACCATTAATCCAAACTGAAGAGCAGTTGGATTAA